In Halobaculum limi, one DNA window encodes the following:
- the glpK gene encoding glycerol kinase GlpK, producing MSDTYVGAIDQGTTGTRFMVFDHAGQVIANAYEKHEQIYPNPGWVEHDPTEIWENTKEVVLAGLDDAGLSADQLEAIGITNQRETTIVWDSETGRPVHNALVWQDRRTTDRVEEIQEADKVEWIREKTGLECDAYFSATKTEWILDNAEPLKLSASRDQDLRDRARSGDLLMGTIDSWLIYNLTGNHITDVTNASRTMLYNIREMEWDDELLAEFDVPEEMVPEVRPSSDEAFYGTTDADGFLGAEVPVAGALGDQQAAMFGQTCFDKGDAKNTYGTGSFYLMNTGNEAVKSDHGLLTTIGFQLSGEPVQYALEGSIFVTGAAIEWLEDVDLINNAAQTAELARSVDSTDGVYMVPAFTGLGAPHWDGRARGTIVGMTRGTRKEHIVRATLEAIAYQTRDVAEAMEADSGVETTSLRVDGGAVKNNFLCQLQSDIIQTEIARPEVDETTALGSAYAAGLAVGYWDSVDDLRKNWQIDREFTPEKDAAEVDAMYDRWDDAVERSLDWATEE from the coding sequence ATGTCAGACACATACGTCGGCGCGATCGATCAGGGAACGACCGGGACTAGATTTATGGTGTTCGATCACGCGGGGCAGGTGATCGCGAACGCCTACGAGAAGCACGAACAGATCTACCCGAACCCAGGGTGGGTCGAACACGATCCCACGGAAATCTGGGAGAACACGAAGGAAGTAGTGCTGGCTGGCCTCGACGACGCGGGACTCTCCGCAGACCAACTCGAGGCCATCGGCATCACGAACCAGCGGGAGACGACCATCGTCTGGGACTCGGAGACCGGGCGACCCGTCCACAACGCACTCGTCTGGCAGGACCGCCGGACGACCGACCGCGTCGAGGAGATACAGGAGGCAGACAAAGTCGAGTGGATCCGCGAGAAGACGGGACTGGAGTGTGACGCCTACTTCTCCGCGACGAAGACGGAGTGGATCTTGGACAACGCGGAGCCGTTGAAACTGAGCGCCTCGCGGGATCAAGACCTCCGCGACCGCGCCCGCAGCGGCGACCTGTTGATGGGCACCATCGACAGTTGGCTCATCTACAACCTCACGGGCAACCACATCACCGACGTGACGAACGCCTCGCGGACCATGTTGTACAACATCCGCGAGATGGAGTGGGACGACGAACTGCTGGCGGAGTTCGACGTTCCAGAAGAGATGGTGCCCGAGGTCCGACCGTCCTCCGACGAGGCGTTCTACGGAACGACCGACGCCGACGGCTTCCTCGGCGCCGAGGTTCCCGTCGCGGGCGCTCTCGGCGACCAGCAGGCGGCGATGTTCGGCCAGACCTGCTTCGACAAGGGCGACGCGAAGAACACCTACGGAACCGGGTCGTTCTACCTGATGAACACCGGGAACGAGGCTGTCAAATCCGATCACGGCCTCCTGACGACGATCGGGTTCCAGTTGTCCGGCGAACCCGTCCAGTACGCGCTGGAGGGCTCTATCTTCGTCACGGGCGCGGCCATCGAGTGGCTGGAGGACGTCGACCTCATCAACAACGCCGCCCAGACGGCCGAACTCGCGCGGTCGGTCGACTCGACCGACGGCGTCTACATGGTCCCGGCGTTCACCGGCCTCGGTGCGCCGCACTGGGACGGTCGCGCCCGCGGGACCATCGTCGGGATGACCCGCGGCACCCGCAAGGAGCACATCGTCCGGGCGACGCTGGAGGCGATCGCCTACCAGACGCGCGACGTCGCCGAGGCGATGGAGGCCGACTCCGGCGTCGAGACGACCAGTCTGCGTGTCGACGGCGGTGCGGTGAAGAACAACTTCCTGTGTCAGTTGCAGTCCGACATCATCCAGACGGAGATCGCGCGGCCCGAGGTCGACGAGACGACCGCACTCGGGTCGGCGTACGCCGCTGGCCTCGCCGTCGGCTACTGGGACTCCGTGGACGACCTCCGCAAGAACTGGCAGATCGACCGCGAGTTCACGCCCGAGAAGGACGCCGCAGAGGTCGACGCGATGTACGATCGCTGGGACGACGCCGTCGAACGCTCGCTGGACTGGGCGACAGAGGAGTGA
- a CDS encoding Cdc6/Cdc18 family protein, which produces MNIQDRIDRRQRTDDRNRLLLDEEQLSPVWHPDEPTGRGTLIERLLDHFDPAFDGQCPPNGYLHGPGGAGKSAVVSALVRHLASSMAPPTNAVFTTTRGGSARAVSFVYVDLRAADSAFEFSHAVVDSLVAEPVPRRGVGTTDLHERLQRRVRGTGPVVVVADHVGEPETVEAATVDDRLADIDGAFAWLAVGRKAPAEVGVPADSADIRVEQYSRAALTDVLSARADAGLGQGTLAHSAIRRIAEWAEGDASVALSALLGAVEVASSEGEALLDDDAIDAGMAAVPWPYVPLGRVLSLPRNRIRTLACLVDLPPEARAPVGDCAERIAERIDLTASTVERFLYELAESGIVERVRVQDSDGPGRPPSRVEPRFPTLAFRRLARAMLNDTFV; this is translated from the coding sequence ATGAACATCCAAGACAGGATCGACCGCCGCCAACGGACGGACGACCGAAACCGACTCCTGCTCGACGAGGAGCAGTTGAGCCCCGTGTGGCACCCGGACGAGCCAACCGGCCGGGGAACCCTCATCGAGCGATTGCTCGACCACTTCGACCCCGCCTTCGACGGTCAGTGTCCCCCCAACGGCTACCTCCACGGACCCGGCGGGGCGGGGAAATCCGCCGTCGTGTCGGCGCTCGTCCGGCATCTCGCGTCCTCGATGGCTCCCCCGACGAACGCCGTCTTCACGACGACGCGTGGCGGGAGCGCACGGGCAGTCTCGTTCGTCTATGTCGACCTCCGAGCGGCGGACTCCGCGTTCGAGTTCTCGCACGCAGTGGTCGACTCGCTCGTCGCTGAACCGGTCCCCCGGCGGGGCGTCGGCACCACCGACCTCCACGAGCGACTGCAGCGGCGCGTCCGCGGTACCGGTCCGGTCGTCGTCGTCGCCGACCACGTCGGCGAACCCGAGACGGTCGAGGCGGCGACCGTCGACGACCGCCTCGCCGACATCGACGGCGCGTTCGCGTGGCTCGCGGTTGGTCGGAAGGCTCCTGCTGAGGTTGGCGTCCCGGCCGATAGTGCAGACATCCGTGTCGAGCAGTATTCGCGCGCAGCGCTGACGGACGTGCTATCGGCGCGCGCCGACGCCGGCCTCGGCCAGGGAACGTTGGCCCACAGTGCGATCCGCCGCATCGCAGAGTGGGCAGAGGGCGACGCGAGCGTGGCACTATCGGCGCTGCTCGGCGCTGTCGAAGTCGCGTCCAGCGAGGGAGAGGCGTTGCTCGACGACGACGCCATCGACGCCGGGATGGCGGCGGTGCCGTGGCCGTACGTCCCGCTGGGGCGGGTACTCTCGCTCCCGCGAAACCGGATCCGGACGCTGGCGTGTCTGGTCGACCTCCCGCCGGAGGCCCGCGCGCCTGTCGGCGATTGTGCTGAACGGATCGCCGAGCGAATCGACCTGACCGCGTCGACCGTGGAGCGGTTCCTCTACGAACTCGCGGAATCGGGAATCGTCGAACGTGTCCGCGTGCAGGACTCTGACGGCCCCGGACGACCGCCCAGCAGGGTCGAACCCCGATTCCCCACGCTGGCGTTTCGCCGCCTCGCACGAGCGATGCTGAACGACACGTTCGTGTGA
- the glpA gene encoding anaerobic glycerol-3-phosphate dehydrogenase subunit GlpA, translating to MTERTEVVVIGGGSTGCGVARDLAIRGVDVTLVEQGNLTHGTTGRMHGLLHSGGRYAVSDQASAKECIEENRVLRDIASHCVEMTGGLFVKRPEDTEEYFQQKLEGCRECGIPAEVLTPEEAREVEPFLAGDIDKAIEVPDGAIDPFRLCVANAADAERHGARIETHSPVTDVLVEDGEIVGVEVTHESGPGKRVHGVESGTEEIYADHVVNATGAWAGRIGDMAGVNVEVRPSKGVMTVMNVREVDTVVNRCKPKGDADIIVPHETTCILGTTDEEVEDPEDYPEEAWEVDLMIEELSKLVPMLADARTIRSYWGVRPLYEPPGTGTTDPTDITRDFFLLDHADRDDLPGMTSIVGGKFTTYRLMAEQISDHVCDLLGVDAECTTAEKPLPGSEDFSVLRDYMDEFGLRSPIGRRSMQRLGSRADEVLKTDDPNPVVCQCEAVTRAELQDAIGQSGSDLNAVRLRTRASMGNCQGGFCAHRMANELHAGGEFDRDVVDPALEELWQERWKGQRHALWGEQLSQAMLNHLLHATTMNRDGATPDDFAAFDAGETTDAAGVDDAGDVAGGATAPDGGYLVDERGGESGGD from the coding sequence ATGACCGAACGGACCGAGGTGGTCGTGATCGGCGGCGGGTCGACTGGCTGTGGGGTGGCACGCGACCTGGCCATCCGCGGCGTCGACGTCACGCTCGTCGAGCAGGGCAACCTCACCCACGGGACGACGGGGCGGATGCACGGACTCCTCCACAGCGGCGGCCGCTACGCCGTCTCCGACCAGGCCAGCGCCAAGGAGTGTATCGAGGAGAATCGCGTGTTGCGCGACATCGCGAGCCACTGCGTCGAGATGACGGGCGGCCTGTTCGTGAAACGGCCCGAGGACACCGAGGAGTACTTCCAACAGAAGTTGGAGGGCTGCCGCGAGTGCGGCATCCCCGCGGAGGTACTCACCCCCGAGGAGGCCCGCGAAGTCGAACCGTTCCTCGCGGGAGACATCGACAAAGCGATCGAGGTTCCCGACGGCGCTATCGACCCATTTCGGCTGTGTGTCGCGAACGCCGCCGACGCCGAGCGACACGGCGCCCGCATCGAGACGCACTCGCCGGTGACGGACGTCCTCGTCGAAGACGGCGAAATCGTCGGCGTCGAGGTGACCCACGAGTCCGGTCCCGGCAAGCGCGTCCACGGCGTCGAGAGCGGCACCGAGGAGATATACGCCGACCACGTCGTCAACGCGACGGGCGCGTGGGCCGGTCGCATCGGTGACATGGCCGGTGTGAACGTCGAAGTCCGCCCGAGCAAGGGCGTGATGACGGTGATGAACGTCCGCGAAGTCGACACCGTCGTCAACCGCTGTAAGCCGAAGGGCGACGCAGACATCATCGTCCCCCACGAGACCACCTGCATCCTCGGCACGACCGACGAGGAGGTGGAAGACCCCGAGGACTACCCCGAGGAGGCGTGGGAAGTCGACCTGATGATCGAGGAGTTGTCGAAACTCGTCCCGATGCTGGCGGACGCCCGGACCATCCGCTCGTACTGGGGCGTCCGGCCGCTGTACGAACCGCCAGGCACCGGCACGACCGACCCGACGGACATCACACGGGACTTCTTCCTCCTCGACCACGCCGACCGCGACGACCTGCCGGGGATGACCTCCATCGTCGGCGGGAAGTTCACCACCTACCGGCTGATGGCCGAGCAGATATCCGACCACGTCTGCGACCTCCTCGGCGTCGACGCCGAGTGTACGACCGCCGAGAAGCCGCTCCCCGGCAGCGAGGACTTCTCGGTGCTTCGCGACTATATGGACGAGTTCGGCCTCCGGTCGCCCATCGGCCGCCGGAGTATGCAACGACTCGGCTCGCGTGCCGACGAGGTGCTGAAGACGGATGACCCGAACCCGGTCGTCTGCCAGTGTGAGGCGGTCACGCGTGCGGAACTGCAGGACGCCATCGGGCAGTCGGGGTCGGATCTGAACGCCGTCCGCCTGCGAACGCGGGCGTCGATGGGCAACTGTCAGGGCGGCTTCTGTGCCCACCGGATGGCGAACGAACTCCACGCGGGCGGAGAGTTCGACCGCGACGTGGTCGACCCCGCGCTGGAGGAACTGTGGCAGGAGCGCTGGAAAGGGCAACGGCACGCGCTGTGGGGCGAGCAACTGTCGCAGGCGATGCTCAACCACCTCCTGCACGCGACGACGATGAACCGCGACGGCGCGACGCCAGACGACTTCGCGGCGTTCGACGCCGGGGAGACGACCGACGCGGCCGGCGTCGACGACGCTGGCGACGTTGCCGGCGGCGCGACTGCGCCCGACGGTGGCTACCTGGTCGACGAGCGCGGAGGTGAGTCGGGTGGCGATTGA
- the glpB gene encoding glycerol-3-phosphate dehydrogenase subunit GlpB — translation MAIESDVVVVGGGLAGVTAALSAAREGAFVRLLSSKESTLRQASGLIDALGYPDPDSGTGPVADPFEAVGDLPETHPYQILGSEALREGLALFDDAVGDEYLGGHTDRNALVATTSGRAKPTARYPRSMAPGLASDDRDTLLVGFEADTDFDASLAAKRLDAAGVPFAVEGVTVEFPGEYRADAAVTRLAHALERDEDAGEGRTTRQRLADRVRPHLGDAERVGFPAMLGDTHVEEVRADLGERLDCEVFEIPTAPPSLPGIRLGDRLFDALDEAGVSITTGNPVVDYEADGDRIDRVFIDRNGAKIPYEAERFVLATGGLVGKGLDSTREGATEAIFDCHVPQPDDRMAWSAEGAFADHAFARFGVRPDEWMRPLDASGSPEYENLHAAGGVVGGADVAREKSASGVSLATGLVAGRTAAEEV, via the coding sequence GTGGCGATTGAGTCGGACGTGGTCGTCGTCGGCGGCGGTCTCGCCGGCGTGACGGCAGCGCTGTCGGCCGCCCGAGAGGGCGCGTTCGTGCGCCTCCTCTCCTCGAAAGAGAGCACGCTCCGGCAGGCGAGCGGTCTGATCGACGCGCTCGGCTACCCCGACCCCGATTCGGGCACGGGTCCCGTCGCGGACCCGTTCGAGGCGGTCGGTGACCTCCCTGAGACCCACCCGTACCAGATCCTCGGGAGCGAGGCGCTCCGCGAGGGACTCGCGCTGTTCGACGACGCCGTCGGCGACGAGTACCTCGGCGGTCACACCGACCGCAACGCCCTCGTAGCGACCACCTCTGGCCGGGCGAAGCCGACCGCCCGCTACCCGCGGAGTATGGCGCCGGGCCTCGCCAGCGACGACCGCGACACCCTGCTCGTCGGCTTCGAGGCCGACACCGACTTCGACGCGTCGCTGGCGGCGAAGCGACTCGACGCCGCGGGCGTCCCGTTCGCCGTCGAGGGCGTGACCGTCGAGTTCCCCGGCGAGTACCGCGCCGACGCCGCGGTGACGCGGTTGGCGCACGCACTCGAACGCGACGAGGACGCTGGCGAGGGACGGACGACGCGCCAGCGACTCGCCGACCGCGTTCGTCCGCATCTCGGTGACGCCGAACGGGTCGGCTTCCCGGCGATGCTCGGTGACACGCACGTCGAGGAGGTTCGCGCCGACCTCGGGGAGCGACTGGACTGCGAGGTGTTCGAGATTCCCACCGCACCGCCGAGTCTGCCGGGGATCAGACTCGGCGACCGCCTGTTCGACGCACTCGACGAAGCGGGCGTCTCCATCACGACCGGGAACCCGGTAGTCGACTACGAGGCGGACGGCGACCGCATCGACCGGGTGTTCATCGACCGCAACGGCGCGAAGATACCGTACGAGGCCGAGCGGTTCGTCCTCGCGACCGGCGGACTGGTCGGGAAGGGACTCGACTCGACCCGCGAGGGCGCGACGGAGGCGATATTCGACTGCCACGTCCCCCAACCGGACGACCGGATGGCGTGGTCTGCGGAGGGGGCGTTCGCGGACCACGCGTTCGCCCGCTTCGGCGTACGACCGGACGAGTGGATGCGACCGCTCGACGCGAGTGGGAGTCCGGAGTACGAGAATCTCCACGCCGCCGGCGGCGTCGTCGGCGGCGCGGACGTTGCACGGGAGAAATCGGCGAGCGGCGTCTCGCTCGCTACGGGGCTTGTCGCGGGCCGCACCGCGGCGGAGGAGGTATGA
- a CDS encoding anaerobic glycerol-3-phosphate dehydrogenase subunit C gives MDLRPGADSCYKCSTCDTSCPVAEVDDSFPGPKFQGPEQWRLKRKEDTGVDDSIMGCSNCMRCDGACPSDVPLSQMHNSARGEYVDEQMDKLSREYIRNRILANYGTLARFGSKVPRLTNFVMGNSLVQKVNEKVLGITAERDFPEFSQQTFRSWWKERGGPKVKSEEKRIAYFHGDYANYNTVEVAKALVRVYEEFGYEIAVPDQRCSGTPMFANGMLDDARRSAAVNVENLGEMIEQGYDVVASCTSCSMALRQEYPELFDFEGTETVAANTYDALEYLLINENVIDPLSEVDGDQLDVPDFAYHAPCHSRNQGLDRQAVELFRHLDGVDVEDVGDSCSGISGTYGWKEEKYEYSMEIGEEMFEHMEHAEGETGMTECPTCSMQMEHGTGYEINHPLEVLEKALVDTDVEV, from the coding sequence ATGGACCTCCGACCGGGTGCAGACTCTTGTTACAAGTGCTCAACGTGCGATACTTCGTGCCCGGTCGCGGAGGTGGACGACTCCTTCCCCGGGCCGAAGTTCCAGGGGCCCGAGCAGTGGCGCCTCAAGCGCAAAGAGGACACCGGCGTCGACGACTCGATTATGGGCTGTTCGAACTGTATGCGCTGTGACGGCGCGTGCCCCTCGGACGTGCCGCTCTCGCAGATGCACAACAGCGCCCGCGGGGAGTACGTCGACGAGCAGATGGACAAACTCTCGCGGGAGTACATCCGGAACCGCATCCTCGCGAACTACGGCACGCTCGCCCGCTTCGGGTCGAAAGTCCCCCGCCTGACCAACTTCGTGATGGGCAACTCGCTCGTCCAGAAGGTCAACGAGAAGGTGCTCGGGATCACCGCCGAACGCGACTTCCCCGAGTTCTCACAGCAGACGTTCCGCTCGTGGTGGAAGGAACGCGGTGGCCCGAAGGTCAAAAGCGAGGAGAAGCGCATCGCGTACTTCCACGGCGACTACGCCAACTACAACACCGTCGAGGTGGCGAAGGCGCTCGTCCGCGTGTACGAGGAGTTCGGCTACGAGATTGCCGTCCCCGACCAGCGGTGTTCGGGCACGCCGATGTTCGCCAACGGAATGCTCGACGACGCTCGCCGGTCGGCGGCGGTCAACGTCGAGAACCTCGGCGAGATGATCGAGCAAGGGTACGACGTCGTCGCCTCCTGTACCTCCTGTTCGATGGCGCTCCGCCAGGAGTACCCCGAACTGTTCGACTTCGAGGGGACCGAGACGGTCGCCGCGAACACCTACGACGCCCTGGAGTACCTGCTGATCAACGAGAACGTCATCGACCCGCTGAGCGAGGTCGACGGCGACCAACTCGACGTCCCGGACTTCGCGTACCACGCGCCGTGTCACTCCCGCAATCAGGGCCTCGACCGGCAGGCGGTCGAACTGTTCCGCCACCTCGACGGCGTCGACGTCGAGGACGTGGGTGACTCCTGTTCGGGCATCTCGGGCACCTACGGCTGGAAAGAGGAGAAGTACGAGTACTCGATGGAGATCGGCGAGGAGATGTTCGAGCACATGGAACACGCCGAGGGCGAGACGGGGATGACCGAGTGTCCCACCTGCTCGATGCAGATGGAACACGGCACGGGCTACGAGATCAACCACCCGCTGGAAGTGCTGGAGAAGGCGTTGGTCGACACCGACGTCGAAGTCTGA
- a CDS encoding low molecular weight phosphatase family protein, whose translation MSEIDHDGPVRLAFVCVQNAGRSQMSYAFAQREAQRRGLGDRVELLTGGTHPADHVHDEVIDAMAELDIDVSERTPQKLTDEELNDCDYVATMGCSTLSLAETVNTRDWALDDPDGKSPEEVAAIRDDIESRVVALFDEVFGTFDDAEA comes from the coding sequence ATGAGCGAGATCGACCACGACGGCCCGGTTCGACTCGCGTTCGTCTGCGTCCAGAACGCCGGGCGCTCGCAGATGTCGTACGCGTTCGCCCAGCGAGAGGCCCAGCGGCGCGGCCTCGGCGACCGCGTGGAACTGCTCACCGGCGGTACCCACCCCGCTGACCACGTCCACGACGAGGTTATCGACGCGATGGCCGAACTCGACATCGACGTGTCAGAGCGGACGCCCCAGAAGCTGACTGACGAGGAACTGAACGACTGCGACTACGTCGCCACGATGGGGTGTTCGACGCTCTCGCTCGCGGAGACGGTGAACACGCGCGACTGGGCGCTCGACGACCCCGACGGAAAGTCACCCGAGGAGGTGGCCGCGATCCGTGATGACATCGAATCGCGCGTCGTCGCCCTGTTCGACGAAGTGTTTGGGACGTTCGACGACGCGGAGGCCTGA
- the ileS gene encoding isoleucine--tRNA ligase: protein MDDSDISDQYTPEAVEAAVSERWDETNAYETAKEAHADDPSFFFVDGPPYTTGQMHLGTAWNKTLKDTVIRYTRMQGHDVTDRPGYDMHGLPIETKVEQELGFETKRDIEEFGMENFIEECREFAQRNRKNMDEDFQSIGAWMDWDNPYQTIDAEYMESAWWALSQVHDRGLVEQGKRSISQCPRCETAIANNEVEYEDIESPSIYVKFPLRDREGSLVIWTTTPWTIPANTFIAVGADLTYQEVEATKDGETETLFLAESTVEDALRRGRYDDYEVVAEHSGEDLVGWEYDHPLAEEVPEHPSFEGAGQVYTADYVEADRTGLVHSAPGHGQEDFERGSELGLEAFCPVGGDGVYTDLAGEYAGEFVRDANDDIIADLEEKGLLLASETHEHSYGHCWRCDTPIVFLATDQWFIRITEIKDELLANIDDSEWHPQSARDGRFRNFVEEAPDWNVSRQRYWGIPLPIWVPEGQEQYDAEDLVVVGTREELADRVDQDVDPETIDLHRPSVDDLTITEDGTTYERVPDVFDVWFDSSVASLGTIGYPGNEDDFEELWPADLIIEAHDQTRGWFWSQLGMGTAALGKVPYNEVLMHGFTTMGDGSKMSKSKGNIVEPEEAIDAAGRDPLRCYLLSHEQQEKNLAFEWDGLHEMQSTLNILWNVFRFPLPYMRLDGYDPAEADLDGAELEVVDEWVLSRLQTVKAEMDTAWDDYEVDDALNALLDFVTGDVSRFYVKAIRERMWEDEDSPSKQAAYDTMATLLDEVTRLLAPYAPYLTERMYQHLDGAATTVHQLDYPDVDADLRDEQLETDMAVLRGVEEAAANARQRAERKLRWPVTRVVVESGDEATRASVDNLRGLLADRVNSRSVEVVDSYGELVEVAEPEMSKLGPAFGGDAQEVMTAIQGTTRAELEKSGTLAVEVDGEVYDLDEEMVTFHSQAPEGVVSAEFDDGTVYVDTELTEDVESEGYARDVVRRIQEMRKELDLDVDERIRISVDVNDDRVAGFVDEHREYIAEETRTDAFVGDDGDFDLREEWSVEDVAVTIGVARVEAESPADD, encoded by the coding sequence ATGGACGACAGCGACATCTCGGACCAGTACACGCCGGAGGCGGTGGAGGCCGCCGTCTCCGAGCGCTGGGACGAGACGAACGCCTACGAGACGGCCAAGGAGGCGCACGCCGACGACCCCTCTTTCTTCTTCGTCGACGGCCCGCCGTACACGACCGGACAGATGCACCTGGGGACGGCGTGGAACAAGACGCTGAAGGACACCGTCATCCGCTACACCCGGATGCAGGGCCACGACGTCACCGACCGCCCCGGCTACGACATGCACGGCCTGCCCATCGAGACGAAGGTGGAGCAGGAACTCGGCTTCGAGACCAAGCGGGACATCGAGGAGTTCGGGATGGAGAACTTCATCGAGGAGTGCCGAGAGTTCGCCCAGCGCAACCGGAAGAACATGGACGAGGACTTCCAGTCCATCGGCGCGTGGATGGACTGGGATAACCCCTACCAGACCATCGACGCCGAGTACATGGAGTCGGCGTGGTGGGCGCTCTCGCAGGTCCACGACCGCGGCCTCGTCGAACAGGGCAAACGCTCCATCTCGCAGTGTCCCCGCTGTGAGACGGCCATCGCCAACAACGAAGTCGAGTACGAGGACATCGAATCACCGTCCATCTACGTGAAGTTCCCCCTCCGCGACCGCGAGGGGAGCCTCGTCATCTGGACGACGACGCCGTGGACCATCCCCGCGAACACGTTCATCGCCGTCGGCGCCGACCTCACGTACCAAGAGGTCGAGGCGACGAAGGACGGCGAGACGGAGACGCTGTTCCTCGCAGAGTCGACGGTGGAAGACGCGCTTCGCCGTGGCCGCTACGACGACTACGAGGTCGTCGCCGAGCACTCGGGCGAGGACCTGGTCGGCTGGGAGTACGACCACCCACTCGCCGAAGAGGTGCCCGAACACCCGAGTTTCGAGGGTGCTGGACAGGTGTACACCGCCGACTACGTCGAGGCAGACCGCACCGGGTTAGTTCACTCCGCGCCCGGCCACGGGCAGGAGGACTTCGAGCGCGGGTCGGAACTCGGTCTCGAGGCGTTCTGTCCCGTCGGCGGCGACGGCGTCTACACCGACCTCGCAGGCGAGTACGCGGGCGAGTTCGTCCGCGACGCCAACGACGACATCATCGCGGATTTGGAAGAGAAAGGCCTCCTCCTCGCCAGCGAGACGCACGAGCACAGTTACGGCCACTGCTGGCGGTGTGACACCCCCATCGTCTTTCTCGCGACCGACCAGTGGTTCATCCGGATCACCGAGATCAAAGACGAGTTGCTCGCCAACATCGACGACTCCGAGTGGCACCCGCAGTCCGCCCGCGACGGCCGCTTCCGCAACTTCGTCGAGGAGGCTCCCGACTGGAACGTCTCTCGCCAGCGCTACTGGGGCATCCCGCTCCCCATCTGGGTGCCCGAGGGGCAAGAGCAGTACGACGCCGAAGACCTCGTCGTCGTCGGCACGCGCGAGGAACTCGCCGACCGCGTCGACCAAGACGTCGACCCCGAGACCATCGACCTGCACCGTCCGTCGGTCGACGACCTCACCATCACCGAGGACGGCACGACCTACGAGCGTGTCCCCGACGTGTTCGACGTCTGGTTCGACTCCTCCGTCGCCAGCCTCGGCACCATCGGCTACCCCGGCAACGAGGACGACTTCGAGGAGTTGTGGCCCGCCGACCTCATCATCGAGGCGCACGACCAGACCCGCGGGTGGTTCTGGTCGCAACTCGGGATGGGAACCGCGGCGCTCGGGAAGGTGCCGTACAACGAGGTGCTGATGCACGGGTTCACCACGATGGGCGACGGGTCGAAGATGTCCAAGTCGAAGGGGAACATCGTCGAGCCTGAGGAGGCCATCGACGCTGCCGGGCGCGACCCGCTCCGGTGTTACCTCCTGAGCCACGAGCAACAGGAGAAGAACCTCGCGTTCGAGTGGGACGGCCTCCACGAGATGCAGTCCACCCTCAACATCCTCTGGAACGTCTTCCGGTTCCCGCTGCCGTACATGCGCCTCGACGGCTACGACCCCGCCGAGGCTGACCTCGACGGTGCAGAACTGGAGGTCGTCGACGAGTGGGTGCTCTCGCGCCTGCAGACCGTGAAAGCGGAGATGGACACCGCGTGGGACGACTACGAGGTCGACGACGCGCTCAACGCGCTGCTCGACTTCGTCACCGGCGACGTCTCCCGCTTCTACGTGAAGGCCATCCGCGAGCGGATGTGGGAGGACGAAGACTCCCCGAGCAAGCAGGCTGCCTACGACACGATGGCGACGCTGCTCGACGAGGTGACGCGCCTGCTCGCGCCGTACGCGCCGTACCTCACCGAGCGGATGTACCAGCACCTCGACGGCGCGGCCACGACGGTCCACCAACTCGATTACCCCGACGTAGACGCGGATCTTCGCGACGAGCAGTTGGAGACGGACATGGCCGTCCTGCGGGGCGTCGAGGAGGCGGCCGCGAACGCCCGCCAGCGTGCAGAACGCAAACTCCGCTGGCCCGTCACGCGCGTCGTCGTCGAGAGCGGCGACGAGGCGACCCGTGCCTCCGTCGACAACCTCCGCGGGTTACTCGCCGACCGCGTCAACAGTCGGTCGGTCGAGGTGGTCGACTCCTACGGCGAACTCGTCGAGGTGGCCGAACCCGAGATGTCGAAACTCGGCCCCGCCTTCGGCGGCGACGCACAGGAAGTGATGACCGCGATTCAGGGCACTACCCGCGCCGAGTTGGAGAAGAGCGGCACGCTCGCCGTCGAAGTCGACGGCGAGGTGTACGACCTCGACGAGGAGATGGTCACGTTCCACTCGCAGGCCCCCGAAGGCGTCGTCAGCGCCGAGTTCGACGACGGAACCGTCTACGTCGACACCGAACTGACGGAGGACGTCGAGTCCGAGGGGTACGCCCGCGACGTAGTTCGCCGTATCCAAGAGATGCGTAAGGAACTCGACCTCGACGTCGACGAACGCATACGCATCTCCGTCGACGTCAACGACGACCGGGTCGCCGGCTTCGTCGACGAACACCGGGAGTACATCGCCGAGGAGACGCGGACGGACGCGTTCGTCGGTGACGACGGCGACTTCGACCTCCGTGAGGAGTGGTCCGTCGAGGACGTGGCCGTCACCATCGGCGTCGCGCGCGTCGAAGCCGAGTCGCCCGCCGACGACTGA